A single window of Streptomyces sp. NBC_00464 DNA harbors:
- a CDS encoding crotonase/enoyl-CoA hydratase family protein: MSESAAVRIERDGPVFTVILARPEVRNAVDGPTARRLADAFRAFDADADAAVAVLWGEGGTFCAGADLKSIGTERGNTVTADGDGPMGPTRMRLGKPVIAAVAGHAVAGGLELATWCDLRVAEQDAVFGVFCRRWGVPLVDGGTVRLPRLIGESRAMDMILTGRPVPAAEAFGMGLVNRLVPAGESRSAAERLAREIAGFPQLCLRHDRLSVREQHGLSEPDALAGEYRHGLVPLTAGETQAGAERFGGGAGRHGSFDG, from the coding sequence ATGAGCGAGAGTGCCGCCGTACGGATCGAGCGTGACGGTCCCGTGTTCACGGTGATCCTGGCCCGGCCGGAGGTCCGCAACGCGGTGGACGGCCCCACCGCCCGCCGACTGGCCGATGCCTTCCGGGCGTTCGACGCCGATGCGGACGCGGCGGTGGCCGTGTTGTGGGGTGAGGGCGGCACGTTCTGTGCCGGTGCCGACCTCAAGTCGATCGGCACCGAACGCGGCAACACCGTCACCGCCGACGGCGACGGGCCGATGGGGCCGACCCGGATGCGGCTCGGAAAGCCCGTCATCGCCGCGGTCGCCGGGCATGCGGTGGCCGGCGGCCTGGAGCTCGCCACCTGGTGTGATCTGCGGGTCGCCGAACAGGATGCGGTCTTCGGGGTGTTCTGCCGCCGATGGGGAGTGCCACTGGTGGACGGCGGCACGGTACGGCTGCCGCGTCTCATCGGCGAGAGCCGGGCCATGGACATGATCCTCACCGGCCGGCCCGTACCGGCTGCGGAGGCGTTCGGCATGGGGCTGGTCAACCGGCTCGTCCCCGCGGGCGAGTCCCGGAGCGCGGCGGAGCGACTCGCCCGGGAGATCGCCGGGTTCCCTCAGCTGTGCCTGCGCCACGACCGGCTCTCCGTGCGCGAACAGCACGGTCTGAGCGAGCCGGACGCGCTGGCCGGGGAGTACCGGCACGGCCTGGTGCCGCTGACGGCGGGGGAGACGCAGGCGGGCGCCGAGCGGTTCGGCGGCGGGGCGGGGCGTCACGGATCGTTCGACGGCTGA
- a CDS encoding FadR/GntR family transcriptional regulator: MPVEWQPVRQSRTHELVLQSIEQRVFAGDLKAGDRLPPERELAPVLGVSRSALREALRVLETIGVLVAQPGRGPDAGARIVRNPDDALGRLLRLHFALGSYSLEDVLEARVTLERSSFEAAARHASAADLDEAEALLVRMGAPDVDVPEFNDLDTRFHVHIARSSGNELTSTLTSAVRESVRPLILRALEAAEDWPATAAALNADHTELLRLVRAGEGARAADVVEAHIRGLHGKLVDEKTAA, from the coding sequence ATGCCCGTCGAATGGCAGCCCGTACGGCAGTCGCGCACACACGAACTGGTGCTCCAGAGCATCGAGCAGCGGGTGTTCGCCGGTGACCTCAAGGCCGGCGACAGGCTCCCGCCCGAACGGGAGCTCGCCCCGGTCCTCGGTGTCAGCCGGTCGGCCCTGCGTGAGGCGCTGCGGGTGCTGGAGACCATCGGCGTCCTGGTGGCCCAGCCCGGCCGGGGCCCGGACGCCGGGGCGCGCATCGTCCGCAACCCCGACGACGCGCTCGGGCGGCTGCTCCGGCTCCACTTCGCTCTCGGCAGTTACAGCCTGGAGGACGTTCTGGAGGCGCGCGTCACCCTGGAGCGGTCCAGCTTCGAGGCCGCCGCGCGGCACGCGTCCGCAGCGGATCTGGACGAGGCCGAGGCGCTGCTCGTACGGATGGGGGCGCCGGATGTCGATGTGCCCGAGTTCAACGACCTGGACACCCGCTTCCACGTTCACATCGCCCGTAGCTCCGGCAATGAGCTGACCTCCACGCTCACCTCCGCCGTCCGCGAGTCCGTCCGGCCGCTGATCCTGCGTGCTCTGGAGGCCGCCGAGGACTGGCCGGCCACCGCCGCCGCACTCAATGCGGACCACACCGAACTGCTCCGCCTGGTGCGGGCGGGCGAGGGTGCGCGGGCCGCCGATGTGGTCGAGGCGCACATCCGGGGGCTGCACGGAAAGCTGGTCGACGAGAAGACTGCTGCCTGA
- a CDS encoding S66 family peptidase gives MTASRYPSKPGPGDRVAVLSPSSGLAGILPLPYELGLRRLREDFGLKPVEYPTTRKMGSTPQERAADIHAAFADPTIKAVIASIGGDDQITVLPHLDGELLRAHPKPFFGYSDNTNLLVFLDNLGIVGYHGGSVMVELGRPGALHPLTAESLRAALFTHGDHELTPAKETGSVNSPWEDPRTFDHEPGLLPADRWTWHRAGRVVEGASWGGNLEILSWLLMAGREIRPAAEYEGRVLFLETSEGMPSADEVYWILRSMGERGLLRRFPALLMGRAKNWSFEQPLDAGAGEQYRARQREAVLRALDEYAPETMAVLDVDLGHTDPQLVIPFGGRVRVDGVARRIVVTY, from the coding sequence ATGACGGCATCCCGCTATCCTTCCAAGCCCGGGCCCGGCGACCGCGTCGCCGTGCTGTCCCCCTCGTCCGGACTCGCCGGCATCCTCCCGCTGCCGTACGAACTGGGCCTGCGCAGGCTCCGTGAGGACTTCGGACTGAAGCCCGTGGAGTATCCGACGACCCGGAAGATGGGCTCCACTCCGCAGGAGCGCGCCGCCGACATCCACGCGGCCTTCGCCGACCCGACGATCAAGGCGGTCATCGCCAGCATCGGCGGGGACGACCAGATCACCGTCCTGCCCCATCTGGACGGCGAGCTGCTGCGCGCCCACCCCAAGCCGTTCTTCGGCTACAGCGACAACACCAACCTGCTGGTGTTCCTCGACAACCTCGGCATCGTCGGCTACCACGGCGGATCGGTGATGGTCGAGCTCGGCCGCCCCGGCGCCCTGCACCCGCTGACGGCCGAGTCGTTGCGGGCGGCGCTGTTCACCCACGGCGACCACGAGCTGACCCCGGCGAAGGAGACCGGCAGCGTCAACAGCCCCTGGGAGGACCCGCGCACCTTCGACCACGAACCCGGCCTGCTGCCCGCCGACCGCTGGACCTGGCACCGCGCCGGCCGGGTGGTCGAGGGGGCGAGCTGGGGCGGCAATCTGGAGATCCTGTCCTGGCTGCTCATGGCCGGCCGGGAGATCCGTCCGGCCGCCGAGTACGAGGGCCGGGTGCTGTTCCTCGAAACCTCCGAGGGTATGCCGAGCGCCGACGAGGTGTACTGGATCCTGCGGAGCATGGGGGAGCGCGGGCTCCTGCGCCGTTTCCCGGCGCTGCTGATGGGACGGGCCAAGAACTGGTCCTTCGAGCAGCCCCTCGACGCCGGGGCCGGGGAGCAGTACCGGGCACGGCAGCGGGAGGCGGTGCTGCGCGCGCTGGACGAGTACGCCCCCGAGACCATGGCCGTCCTCGACGTCGACCTCGGCCACACGGACCCGCAGCTGGTCATCCCGTTCGGCGGTCGGGTCCGGGTGGACGGTGTGGCGCGCCGCATCGTGGTGACGTACTAG
- a CDS encoding (Fe-S)-binding protein: protein MRIGLFATCLGDTLFPEAVKSTAVLLARLGHEVVFPPGQTCCGQMHVNTGYQREPVPLVRNFAEQFGDASIDAVVMPSGSCAGSVRHQHEIVAERYGDAALRAGVATVKAKTYELSEFLVDVLDATDVGAYFPHRVTYHPTCHSLRMLRVGDKPLRLLRAVDSIDLVELPEADACCGFGGTFAVKNADTSTAMLQDKMANIATTDAAVCTAGDSSCLMHIGGGLSRIRSGTRTLHLAQILSSTRTSPHVLTEAAR from the coding sequence ATGCGCATCGGACTCTTCGCCACCTGTCTGGGAGACACGCTCTTCCCCGAGGCGGTGAAATCCACGGCGGTGCTGCTCGCCCGCCTGGGCCACGAAGTGGTCTTCCCGCCGGGGCAGACCTGCTGCGGCCAGATGCACGTCAACACCGGCTACCAGCGCGAGCCCGTCCCTCTGGTGCGCAACTTCGCCGAGCAGTTCGGCGACGCCTCCATCGACGCCGTCGTCATGCCGTCGGGCTCCTGCGCGGGTTCGGTCCGCCACCAGCACGAGATCGTCGCGGAACGGTACGGCGACGCGGCGCTGCGCGCGGGCGTCGCCACGGTCAAGGCCAAGACGTACGAGCTCTCCGAGTTCCTCGTCGACGTGCTGGACGCCACCGACGTCGGCGCGTACTTCCCGCACCGCGTCACGTACCACCCCACCTGTCACTCCCTGCGGATGCTGCGCGTCGGTGACAAACCGCTGCGGCTGCTGCGGGCCGTCGACTCCATCGACCTGGTCGAGCTGCCCGAGGCCGACGCCTGCTGCGGATTCGGCGGCACCTTCGCCGTGAAGAACGCCGACACGTCGACCGCGATGCTCCAGGACAAGATGGCCAACATCGCCACCACCGACGCCGCCGTGTGCACCGCCGGCGACTCGTCCTGTCTGATGCACATCGGTGGCGGCCTCTCCCGGATCAGGTCCGGCACCCGCACCCTGCACCTGGCGCAGATCCTCTCCTCCACCCGCACCTCGCCGCACGTCCTGACGGAGGCCGCCCGATGA
- a CDS encoding nuclear transport factor 2 family protein, with protein MSGSNEEERSVRAAIEGELRLLDPGVRVSPGAVAELLDPEFNEFGASGRRYDRTSILDVTSAVDENAPDPSVATEMSGVLLAPGLVHLTYTSEGNGRRVRRSSIWRQSDAGWRMYFHQGTPTGPA; from the coding sequence ATGAGCGGAAGCAATGAGGAGGAACGGTCCGTGCGGGCCGCCATCGAGGGGGAGCTGCGATTGCTCGACCCGGGTGTGCGGGTGTCACCCGGGGCGGTGGCCGAACTCCTCGACCCGGAGTTCAACGAGTTCGGAGCCTCGGGGCGGCGCTACGACAGGACATCGATCCTGGACGTGACGTCCGCCGTCGACGAGAACGCCCCCGACCCGAGCGTCGCCACCGAGATGTCCGGGGTGCTGCTGGCCCCGGGCCTCGTTCACCTGACGTATACGTCGGAAGGCAACGGCCGCCGCGTCAGGCGCAGTTCGATCTGGCGGCAGTCGGATGCGGGCTGGCGGATGTATTTCCATCAGGGCACGCCGACCGGCCCCGCGTAG